One window from the genome of Crassostrea angulata isolate pt1a10 chromosome 2, ASM2561291v2, whole genome shotgun sequence encodes:
- the LOC128173908 gene encoding receptor-type tyrosine-protein phosphatase epsilon-like, protein MVYLVVGQVTAYKQLVQKRLTLATSSTTYENFGASRAVDKNISQDINHCSHTDDRCNIKEAWLRIDLQKVYSIASVKFWYRKDETQHTKRLPGYSILFSNESWPNSSCYRNQNSSGIRTVNFKKCRAITQYLWFYQQYKPNNDCAPILEICEVEVFGCDVGFYDKNCSQICGLCKSGSCDIETGQCDQSGCALPGLQTPSCKDCLRGFYAENCSRTCSEFCKNNACNQTSGTCLEGCLKGYIGEHCNKTCPSGHYGEKCSETCGNCSQNLTCNHINGTCNGACVKGLKGQFCKTECAEGEFGENCRNNCSSHCINRYKCDKVSGYCNPCSPGFEGSRCNLKCANKTYGENCSNTCGRCRNSVPCTCNNINGVCPAGCDPGWQPTDKCDIGCRDGTNDFCTEKYVPSKPFDTYEGSNPILIIAPLAGFVAVLSFLAVVLFVFLRRRNKLRKRKDDVSHQEIINLAYLDADQDKAIKSNATKKEYSNTGNSNYAGIYVSKLIVAIHCLEKDSDKGFLKEFQSIPYGEQPRKPCTVGKLPENIPKNRFKTTLPYDHSRIILRYEEKTKDYINANFIKNTYRQPAYIAAQGPIVSTIEDFWQMVWQEDVCVIAMVTNLSEGGTIKCAKYWPDNTGDKIKIDIFGIQLDSEKTYSSFLIHQLQLTNLKTKASRQITHLQYTSWPDHGTPDTLELLVYHQYVTKAMRKHPENKLLVHCSAGIGRTGTFIALDALYRHGKKEGSINIVEYVHTMREDRMNMIQNLDQYKFLYRALYESFRATIHPISKEKFLDEVKSVLSSDNTVNLSNLRIQFKELDSLKPVFQENEKSSGFENMTLNMTGSVLPADRIRIILSSHVKGRGTYYNAVPVSTFTMRDCVITGQYPVPEAAVDLIQLLVDQECSTLISTSPLSEVPSSKEWFYPSPRGNMIFQYRVQIDEGVRVTDYVITSTIRIKASSANDWQDVTLYEMMTWNTNDKLPLEYRPLLDVVSLLHLNENVDAENKIVVLSRDGSSRCGVFCAVYNAIQQLQQDQEVDMFTIVRQLQSRRPEMISVFEEFMFSCQTVSQFIEQNPDEVYINYNHALVGENIYANT, encoded by the exons ATGGTTTACTTGGTAGTAGGACAAGTCACTGCCTACA aGCAGCTTGTTCAAAAGAGATTGACATTAGCAACAAGCAGCACAACATACGAAAATTTTGGCGCATCACGTGCAGTTGACAAAAATATCAGCCAGGATATAAACCACTGTTCACATACAGATGATCGATGTAACATTAAAGAAGCTTGGCTTCGTATTGACCTGCAAAAGGTGTATAGCATCGCATCTGTCAAGTTTTGGTACAGGAAAGATG AAACCCAGCATACTAAACGACTGCCAGGTTATTCCATCCTTTTCTCAAATGAGTCCTGGCCAAATTCCTCCTGCTACAGAAATCAAAATAGCAGTGGTATTAGGACTgtcaactttaaaaaatgtaggGCAATAACTCAGTATTTATGGTTCTACCAGCAATACAAACCAAACAATGATTGTGCCCCTATCCTGGAGATATGTGAAGTAGAAGTTTTTG GGTGTGATGttggtttttatgataaaaattgctCACAAATATGTGGCCTGTGTAAAAGTGGGTCATGTGATATAGAGACTGGTCAGTGTGATCAGTCAGGATGCGCTCTCCCTGGATTGCAGACTCCAAGTTGCAAAG ATTGTTTACGTGGTTTTTATGCTGAAAACTGTAGCAGAACATGCAGCGAGTTTTGTAAGAACAATGCATGCAATCAAACTTCGGGCACCTGCTTAGAAGGATGTTTGAAAGGATATATTGGCGAACACTGCAATAAGA CATGTCCAAGTGGACACTATGGGGAGAAGTGCTCTGAAACGTGTGGGAACTGTTCACAAAACCTGACTTGCAATCACATAAATGGAACTTGCAATGGCGCTTGTGTAAAGGGATTAAAAGGTCAATTTTGTAAAACAG aaTGTGCTGAGGGTGAATTCGGAGAAAACTGCCGAAACAACTGTAGCAGTCATTGTATCAATAGATACAAGTGCGACAAGGTTAGCGGTTATTGTAACCCATGCTCACCTGGGTTTGAAGGCTCAAGATGCAACTTAA AATGTGCAAATAAGACCTATGGAGAGAATTGTTCAAATACATGTGGAAGATGTCGAAACTCCGTACcctgtacatgtaacaacatTAATGGTGTATGCCCAGCTGGATGTGATCCGGGCTGGCAACCAACTGATAAATGTGACATCG GTTGCAGAGATGGAAC AAATGATTTTTGTACAGAAA AATACGTCCCTTCAAAACCATTTGATACATATGAGGGTTCAAACCCAATATTAATTATTGCACCATTGGCTGGCTTTGTTGCGGTTCTCTCTTTCCTTGCGGTTGTCTTATTTGTTTTCTTAAg ACGCCGAAATAAACTTCGCAAAAGAAAAGATGACGTGAGCCACCAAGAGATAATTAATCTAG CATATTTAGATGCTGATCAGGATAAGGCAATAAAAAGTAATGCAACTAAGAAGGAATATAGCAACACAGGAAATAGTAATTATGCAGGCATCTACGTTTCAAAACTTATCGTCGCAATCCACTGTCTGGAAAAGGATTCGGACAAGGGATTTCTAAAGGAGTTTCAA TCAATACCCTATGGAGAGCAGCCAAGAAAACCATGCACGGTTGGCAAACTGCCAGAAAATATCCCGAAGAATAGATTTAAAACAACTCTTCCAT ATGACCATTCAAGAATTATTTTACGGTACGAAGAAAAGACAAAAGATTACATCAATGCTAATTTCATAAAG AATACCTATAGACAACCGGCTTATATTGCGGCCCAAG GTCCCATAGTAAGCACGATTGAGGATTTCTGGCAAATGGTTTGGCAAGAGGATGTTTGTGTAATTGCTATGGTTACCAATCTTTCGGAAGGAGGAaca ATAAAATGTGCAAAATATTGGCCGGATAACACAGGAGATAAAATCAAGATAGACATATTTGGTATTCAACTTGATTCGGAGAAAACCTACTCCAGCTTTTTAATACATCAACTTCAACTTACTAACTTGAAG ACCAAAGCAAGTCGCCAGATCACTCACCTACAGTACACATCATGGCCGGATCATGGCACACCTGATACTTTGGAACTCCTCGTGTACCATCAGTATGTGACAAAGGCAATGAGAAAACATCCCGAAAATAAACTCCTTGTTCATTGCAG TGCTGGTATAGGGCGTACCGGGACATTTATAGCCTTAGACGCTTTATACCGACATGGAAAAAAGGAAGGCAGTATAAACATTGTAGAGTATGTTCACACAATGAGGGAAGACCGAATGAACATGATCCAAAACCTG GATCAATACAAGTTCCTTTACCGTGCATTATATGAATCTTTCCGGGCCACAATTCATCctatttcaaaagaaaagttCCTTGATGAAGTTAAATCGGTTTTGTCATCCGATAACACAGTTAACTTATCGAATCTGAGAATTCAATTCAAA GAGCTTGACTCTTTGAAACCAGTGTTTCAAGAAAATGAAAAGTCAAGTGGATTTGAAAACATGACCCTGAAcatgaccggaagtgttttgcctg CTGACAGAATTAGGATCATTCTATCGTCGCATGTAAAAGGCCGAGGTACATACTACAACGCTGTCCCGGTATCG ACCTTCACGATGAGAGACTGCGTCATTACTGGTCAATACCCTGTCCCAGAGGCGGCGGTCGACCTGATTCAACTCCTTGTTGACCAGGAATGTAGTACTTTGATTTCGACAAGTCCACTATCGGAAGTACCATCG AGCAAAGAGTGGTTTTATCCTTCCCCTAGAGGGAATATGATCTTCCAATATAGGGTCCAAATCGATGAAGGTGTCAGAGTAACAGATTATGTCATCACATCTACCATCCGAATAAAGGCATCTTCG GCCAATGACTGGCAAGATGTGACGTTGTATGAAATGATGACATGGAATACAAATGACAAACTTCCACTGGAATATCGACCATTATTAGATGTCGTTTCacttttacatttaaatgaaaatgtggatgctgaaaataaaattgttgttctTTCAAG GGATGGTTCGTCCAGATGTGGAGTGTTTTGTGCTGTGTATAACGCCATACAACAACTACAACAAGATCAGGAAGTGGACATGTTCACCATTGTCAGACAGCTACAGAGTCGACGACCAGAAATGATATCAGTTTTT GAAGAGTTTATGTTCTCTTGTCAAACTGTTTCCCAGTTCATTGAACAGAATCCAGACGAAGTTTACATCAATTACAACCATGCTTTAGTGGGTGAAAATATTTATGCCAACACGTGA
- the LOC128170665 gene encoding uncharacterized protein LOC128170665 isoform X1, whose translation MEGKQKRKPNWTSDESLALASLVDDYKHILRGKLSPSLTSDMKTRAWGEVSQKLCAMGGGPSRTPAEVEKKWHNIFSNSKSEISSYRRTVSGTGGGPPPRPLSAFAETVSNVVGQHNACLSGIDGGIDSSMLQMLGDSEQFGL comes from the exons ATGGAAGGGAAACAGAAAAGGAAGCCAAACTGGACCTCTGACGAATCGTTAGCATTAGCATCACTTGTCGATGACTACAAGCATATTCTACGGGGAAAGCTTAGTCCTTCCTTAACTTCTGACATGAAGACAAGAGCATGGGGCGAGGTATCGCAGAAGTTGTGCGCGATGGGAGGTGGGCCCAGCAGGACACCCGCTGAAGTTGAGAAAAAATGGCACAACATTTTTTCAAACTCCAAGAGCGAGATTTCGAGTTATAGGAGGACAGTTTCTGGCACAG GTGGCGGCCCCCCTCCAAGGCCTTTGAGTGCCTTTGCAGAAACGGTATCGAATGTTGTAGGTCAACATAATGCCTGTTTAAGTGGCATTGATGGCGGTATTGACTCTTCCATGCTACAGATGCTGGGCGATAGTGAACAATTTGGACTGTAA
- the LOC128170663 gene encoding uncharacterized protein LOC128170663 isoform X2, producing MMMKFVLLYIVVINMVITTAAVTTNNRILLSSVLVGTALAASVSESYDFSDTELALLTTAVLVIIFPRHQPVQNSCTAPGYTDDPLFGCYRLVKGNTLVTKTEAIQGCASDGGRLQLINSEAEANALNALIQNEALNPPGTFIQGSRASISSPWVGDDGNPLPYLPSSVESGNIPIANLLYFRSDSPTAFRYVATTIAVTLTSYVCEI from the exons ATGATGATGAAATTTGTCCTGTTATACATCGTTGTAATCAACATGGTGATAACAACTGCTGCAGTGACGACAAACAACCGTATACTGCTGAGCAGTGTGTTGGTGGGGACTGCTCTGGCCGCCTCAGTGT CTGAAAGTTACGACTTCAGTGACACTGAACTTGCCCTGCTGACGACCGCTGTCCTTGTTATCATCTTCCCTAGACATCAGCCAGTGCAAA ACTCGTGTACAGCTCCGGGGTACACGGACGATCCATTGTTTGGGTGTTATCGCTTAGTAAAGGGCAATACTTTAGTTACTAAGACCGAGGCGATACAAGGGTGTGCCAGTGATGGAGGGAGACTGCAGCTGATCAACTCTGAAGCAGAGGCAAACGCGCTCAATGCACTTATCC AGAATGAGGCCCTAAATCCACCTGGGACATTCATACAAGGCTCCAGAGCAAGTATATCCTCGCCTTGGGTCGGAGATGATGGAAACCCACTACCTTACCTGCCATCAAGTGTCGAAAGTGGAAATATTCCCATTGctaatttgctttattttagATCAGATTCACCAACTGCCTTTCGTTATGTTGCAACCACCATCGCTGTAACACTTACTTCATATGTGTGtgaaatttaa
- the LOC128170665 gene encoding uncharacterized protein LOC128170665 isoform X2 produces MNNKFTGGGPPPRPLSAFAETVSNVVGQHNACLSGIDGGIDSSMLQMLGDSEQFGLGIHVIEGPPDIEPHIISTGTTQDTAATITSPPPARTAASQQTPATHAEYSSSTSLKRRIEELTVNKLELEVDYLQLKIRKLKGEE; encoded by the exons ATGAACAACAAATTTACAGGTGGCGGCCCCCCTCCAAGGCCTTTGAGTGCCTTTGCAGAAACGGTATCGAATGTTGTAGGTCAACATAATGCCTGTTTAAGTGGCATTGATGGCGGTATTGACTCTTCCATGCTACAGATGCTGGGCGATAGTGAACAATTTGGACT GGGAATACATGTCATTGAAGGACCACCAGACATAGAGCCACACATCATTTCCACAGGCACTACACAAGACACTGCAGCCACAATAACTTCCCCGCCCCCTGCTAGAACAGCAGCGTCCCAGCAAACGCCAGCTACTCATGCTGAATACAGCAGTAGCACTAGTCTGAAAAGAAGAATTGAAGAACtaactgtaaacaaacttgaaCTTGAAGTTGATTACTTGCAATTGAAAATAAGAAAGTTAAAGGGAGAGGAATAA
- the LOC128170663 gene encoding uncharacterized protein LOC128170663 isoform X1 produces the protein MYLQIYRQRCKMMMKFVLLYIVVINMVITTAAVTTNNRILLSSVLVGTALAASVSESYDFSDTELALLTTAVLVIIFPRHQPVQNSCTAPGYTDDPLFGCYRLVKGNTLVTKTEAIQGCASDGGRLQLINSEAEANALNALIQNEALNPPGTFIQGSRASISSPWVGDDGNPLPYLPSSVESGNIPIANLLYFRSDSPTAFRYVATTIAVTLTSYVCEI, from the exons ATGTACCTGCAGATATATAGACAGCGCTGTAAAATGATGATGAAATTTGTCCTGTTATACATCGTTGTAATCAACATGGTGATAACAACTGCTGCAGTGACGACAAACAACCGTATACTGCTGAGCAGTGTGTTGGTGGGGACTGCTCTGGCCGCCTCAGTGT CTGAAAGTTACGACTTCAGTGACACTGAACTTGCCCTGCTGACGACCGCTGTCCTTGTTATCATCTTCCCTAGACATCAGCCAGTGCAAA ACTCGTGTACAGCTCCGGGGTACACGGACGATCCATTGTTTGGGTGTTATCGCTTAGTAAAGGGCAATACTTTAGTTACTAAGACCGAGGCGATACAAGGGTGTGCCAGTGATGGAGGGAGACTGCAGCTGATCAACTCTGAAGCAGAGGCAAACGCGCTCAATGCACTTATCC AGAATGAGGCCCTAAATCCACCTGGGACATTCATACAAGGCTCCAGAGCAAGTATATCCTCGCCTTGGGTCGGAGATGATGGAAACCCACTACCTTACCTGCCATCAAGTGTCGAAAGTGGAAATATTCCCATTGctaatttgctttattttagATCAGATTCACCAACTGCCTTTCGTTATGTTGCAACCACCATCGCTGTAACACTTACTTCATATGTGTGtgaaatttaa